The Dethiosulfovibrio faecalis nucleotide sequence TGAATACGTGGCTGGGATAGCTGCTTGCGCCGCTGGAGTTCGGCTTTCTATGGGTTTTCGACACACCGTGGCTCGCAGGAGCTCCGCCGAAATTGTATCTCTTTATTACTCCGGCAAAACCCTTACCCTTACTGACCCCGGTAGCGTCGATCTTCTCGCCGGCCTCAAAGATGGTTACGTCCACGGCATTTCCGACTTCGTAATCCGAAGCGTTGGAGATCCGGAACTCCTTGAGCCAGCGCTTGGCCTCACTCTGCGCTTTGTCGAAGAAACCCTTGAGAGGTTTCGTGACCTTTCGGGGCTTGACCTTACCGAACCCTAGAAGGACTGCATCGTAGCCGTTCTTCTCCTCGGTCCTAACCGCCAAAACCGGACAAGGTCCGGCCTCGACTACCGTCACGGGAACGGCCTGACCCTCTTCGTTATAGATCTGGGTCATACCCAGTTTCTGCCCCAGGATACCAAGACTCATATTATTTCACTCCTTTGCTCAGAGCTTCCCACTAAAGCTTGATCTGAATATCTACTCCAGAGGGAAGATTCAGCTGCATAAGGGCGTCCATCGTCTTCTGGTTGGGATCGATGATGTCGATCAGCCTCTTATGGGTTCTCATCTCAAACTGTTCTCTCGCGTCCTTGTCCACGTGGGGGGACTTGAGGATACAGAACTTATTGATCTCCGTGGGAAGGGGGATCGGGCCGGAGACCCTTGCCCCGCTTCTATCCGCCGTCTCGGCTATCTGAGCGGCAGACGTGTCGAGGACCTTGTGATCGAAGGCCTTCAGACGGATGCGGATCTTCTTGGACACGAC carries:
- the rplC gene encoding 50S ribosomal protein L3, producing the protein MSLGILGQKLGMTQIYNEEGQAVPVTVVEAGPCPVLAVRTEEKNGYDAVLLGFGKVKPRKVTKPLKGFFDKAQSEAKRWLKEFRISNASDYEVGNAVDVTIFEAGEKIDATGVSKGKGFAGVIKRYNFGGAPASHGVSKTHRKPNSSGASSYPSHVFKGKTMPGQLGNEQVTVKNLTVVAVDVENNLVLVKGAIPGAKNGLVLLHKKG
- the rpsJ gene encoding 30S ribosomal protein S10 yields the protein MSKKIRIRLKAFDHKVLDTSAAQIAETADRSGARVSGPIPLPTEINKFCILKSPHVDKDAREQFEMRTHKRLIDIIDPNQKTMDALMQLNLPSGVDIQIKL